One Euphorbia lathyris chromosome 1, ddEupLath1.1, whole genome shotgun sequence DNA segment encodes these proteins:
- the LOC136221981 gene encoding probable terpene synthase 4: protein MATLSNPLFPSAKIRRNRNHAFSKIGFTPILQEYTLEKMCNSRSKKLKEAKTLLTKLKKSEHFSSPESLKMVDSLQRLGIDYHFQDDITSILQTHYNHRDQISDLSLASLRFRLLRQEGYYIPADVVFDKFRNKEGKFRRELGADIGGLMGLYEASQLSVGGEEILDEGGVFSAGFLGESVMNLAGDEGRIVADTLKYPYHRSFGRPLVRDLLDSCRKRDDFEEIFRPLALFDFNMIQSFHREEIIQISIWWRDLEISSELQVPRDKPLDWFLWSMACFTDPSFSRKRVEVAKVISLLNLVIDVFDLVGTIDQLSLFAHAVNRWEIEAAEELPDYMKICFKAIYDITNEIAHNMHKELGYNPILSLHKEWRKLCNALLEDARWLAIGKLPKAEDYLKNTILSCGVNLALVHTFFLLNEGVTKESVQIINNNPGIISSVSTILRLWNDSRSAKFGNGDKSYGPYMLCYMKENEGSSVEEARKHVMDKISETWKQLNWECLFPKQFSKSFTKAALNVARLAPFMYQSDNVHTTSQSLHQKDIMKSLVFQRIPA, encoded by the exons ATGGCGACTCTATCAAACCCACTTTTCCCCTCAGCAAAAATCAGAAGAAATAGAAATCATGCCTTCTCTAAAATTGGATTCACCCCAATTCTTCAAGAATACACTTTG GAAAAGATGTGCAACAGTCGTTCAAAGAAGTTAAAGGAAGCTAAAACattattaaccaaattaaaaaaatccgAACATTTCTCCTCGCCGGAAAGTTTAAAAATGGTGGATTCTCTTCAACGATTAGGCATCGATTACCATTTCCAGGACGATATAACATCAATTTTACAGACCCATTACAATCACCGTGATCAAATTTCCGATCTATCTCTGGCTTCTCTTCGATTTCGATTATTACGCCAAGAAGGGTACTATATTCCGGCGGATGTTGTGTTCGATAAATTCAGGAACAAAGAGGGGAAATTCCGGCGAGAATTGGGGGCGGATATCGGAGGATTGATGGGATTGTATGAGGCATCTCAGTTAAGTGTCGGAGGAGAGGAAATTCTCGACGAAGGTGGCGTTTTCAGTGCGGGGTTTCTTGGTGAATCGGTGATGAATCTCGCCGGCGATGAAGGTAGAATTGTCGCCGATACTTTGAAGTATCCGTACCATCGGAGTTTTGGAAGACCATTGGTTAGAGATTTATTGGATAGTTGCAGAAAAAGAGATGATTTTGAAGAGATTTTCCGGCCGTTAGCTTTGTTTGATTTCAATATGATTCAGTCTTTCCATCGAGAAGAAATTATTCAGATTTCCAT ATGGTGGAGAGATTTGGAGATATCATCAGAGTTACAAGTTCCAAGAGACAAGCCATTGGATTGGTTCCTTTGGTCCATGGCATGTTTCACTGATCCAAGCTTTTCTAGGAAAAGGGTGGAGGTTGCAAAAGTCATTTCACTTCTCAACCTTGTAATTGACGTTTTTGACCTTGTTGGAACCATTGATCAACTCTCCCTCTTTGCACATGCTGTCAATag ATGGGAAATTGAAGCTGCAGAAGAGTTGCCAGATTATATGAAGATCTGCTTCAAGGCTATTTATGACATTACTAATGAAATTGCTCACAATATGCACAAAGAGCTTGGATACAACCCAATACTCTCACTGCACAAAGAG TGGAGAAAACTGTGCAATGCATTACTAGAAGATGCAAGATGGTTAGCAATTGGGAAATTACCAAAGGCAGAAGATTATTTGAAGAACACAATTTTGAGTTGTGGAGTCAATTTGGCTCTAGTTCATACTTTCTTCCTACTTAATGAAGGTGTTACAAAGGAAAGTGTTCAAATTATAAACAACAATCCTGGAATTATATCTTCTGTTTCCACCATTCTTCGGCTCTGGAACGACTCCAGAAGTGCTAAG TTTGGGAACGGAGATAAAAGCTACGGACCGTACATGTTATGCTACATGAAAGAAAATGAAGGGAGTTCAGTTGAAGAAGCAAGAAAACATGTTATGGACAAAATATCAGAAACATGGAAGCAATTAAATTGGGAATGTCTTTTtccaaaacaattttcaaaatctTTTACTAAGGCTGCTCTAAATGTTGCAAGATTAGCTCCTTTTATGTATCAATCTGATAATGTTCATACTACCTCTCAAAGCCTGCACCAGAAAGATATAATGAAGTCTCTAGTGTTTCAGAGGATTCCGGCTTGA
- the LOC136216553 gene encoding SEED MATURATION PROTEIN 1: MAKSKDDIKYGTAQAKLSEDESLRVAYKHGTPLEAGKIADSQPLDLFTAAHNISDSDHHHASSAAAGDDQSDQMKRRHPHPATTTATATTGGG; the protein is encoded by the coding sequence ATGGCAAAGAGCAAAGACGATATAAAATATGGAACAGCTCAGGCGAAGCTATCAGAAGATGAAAGTCTAAGGGTTGCATATAAACATGGTACTCCTCTTGAAGCTGGCAAGATCGCCGATTCTCAACCGCTTGATCTTTTCACCGCTGCTCATAATATTTCTGATTCTGATCATCATCATGCCTCCTCTGCTGCCGCCGGTGATGATCAATCTGATCAGATGAAGCGCCGCCACCCTCATCCGGCCACCACCACCGCCACCGCCACTACAGGTGGTGGTTGA